CACCGATTCCTGATCATCGAGGATTAATATCCGTATGTTTTTGTCGCGCATTATTTTTTTGGAATGAGCGTCAATATGAGCGGTGAGAAGGCATGATCGCATAGAGACAAATCTCCATTCAAGTGCACATGCTATAGAATTCGGCGTGCGCCTTAAGAACCATGGTCTGACAGGCCGGTTCCTCATAAATCGGAGGGCTTGAATATAGCCTATCGCCTTCCGGAAATGATCAGAAGCTTGGTGGGGTTTTTACTACCCCTGGGGAATAAGATAACGAAGCCTCTTGTGCAGGGGAAAAAGAAGCAGACGTATTGGGGGGGAGATGTTCCGCTTCTCTTTCGGTTTTTGTGGCGAGCATGTTGAACAAAACGTTTGTTTTGTGTACTTCCTGCGTGTAAGAGGCTTCGTTTGTGGAGGACACTTGAAAGGTCAGATAATTTCTCGCCTGAAAGGCGAATTCCGTGAGCCAGCTTAATGCATTCAACTTTTGTCTGATACCCTGAGCCGCTTTCATGTTGATAAGGTTATAGCAAATACCATGCCAAAACGTAACATATTGAAATAATTAGAATCTGGTTTTGATGGAAAGTAGGATATTAGGTAATCAATTCCATATAGTAGGGCGCGGGTTCCACAATCTCATTTGGAAGCATCTCTCACAGGTTGGTGAGGCCGTATTGTTTTATCTTCGTAAGAAGAGTCTTGTAATCGACTTTAAGAATCGAAGCGGCCTTGGTCTTGTTTCCCCTGGTGAGCGTCAAAATATGCTGGATAGCCTGTTTTTCAGCGTCTCTCGTAACCCTTGCGGTAAGCTCTTTCAGGGGGAGCAAGGGGAGATGGTCCTGGCCGTTCTGGGTTTCTTCTATGAGAAATTCAATATCACTCGGTTTTATCACATCGTTCTGGGCCAGGAGCACAGCCCTTCTGATAACATTTTTCAGTTCGCGCACATTGCCGGGCCACGAATAGCCCTGCAACAGAGCGATGGTCTCTTTGCTGATCTCGCGCATCTGCTTGCCAAGCTCTATGGAGGCCTTTGTAAAGAACTTCATGGCCATGAAGGGAATATCTTCTGTCCTGTCCTTTAGCTTCGGCACGGTGATAATGAATTCGCTGAGTCTGAAAAACAGGTCTTCGCGGAACCTCTTTTCGCGCACCGATTGCTTGATGTCAGAGTTGGTAGCCGCGATAATCCTGACATCGATACCTACAGGCTTTGAGTTGCCGACCGGGTAGATCTTCTTTTCCTCTACCGCCCTCAGTAATTTGCTTTGGAGCTGTAAAGGCATGTTCTCCAATTCATCGATAAATATCGTTCCACCCTGAGCGATTTCAAAGAAACCGATTCTCTTTTTGTCCGCGCCGGTGAAGGCGCCTCTTTCGTGGCCGAAGAGCTCACTTTCGATAAGGTTCTCCGGAATGGCGCCTACGTCTACAGACTGGAATTGCTGCTTGGCCCGCTTGCTCAGATTATGGATTGTTTGCGCCACGACAGATTTGCCTGTACCGGTTTCGCCCTGAATTATCACGGAAAAATCGCTTCTCGCTACCTGCCGTACCTGGTGAATGACATCTCGCATAGCTTCGCTCTTGCCAAAGACCCATTCGAGAGAAGTATCCACCGTAGTATCGAGATTACTTAGCGCCTTGTGCAACTCGTAATTTTCTATGGCCCTATCGAGAATGAGGATTAACTTGTCAACCTGGGGAGGTTTGGTAAGAAAGTCGTAGGCGCCCAGTTTTATCGTTTTCACGGCAGTCGGGATATCGGCATATCCCGTAATGATTATGATCGGCACGTGAGGATCGATCTTCTTTAACTCCTGTAACGTCTCGATTCCATCCATCCCCGGCATCTTGAGGTCCAGAAGAATTGCGCTAGCGCGTTCTGTTCTGTATACATCGAGCGCTTCACGACCGTCACGAGCTTCGACGGGCAGATAACTGTTTTTTTTCAGGATGGTGCTCAAGACGAGCCTCACCGCTTTGTCGTCGTCTATAACAAGTATTTTATTTTCAACAGTCATGAGATGCCGGGCCCAACCTATATTGATGGTATAGCATAAACACAGACCGTGTCAAATAGTTTGTATGAGAAAATCCGCGGCAACACGCTTAAACAAGCGACTCCTTTTGAACGTGCGCAGAATTGTGGTAACATTACCGGGAAGACAAAAGATATGTCCGACAGGGCGAAGAAATCTGAATGTTTCAACTGTAGGCACTTCTATATTACGTGGGACAAGCAATATTCCAGGGGATGCAGGGCCATGGGCTTCAAATCCAAAGAAATTCCTTCCCGAGTCGTCTTGCAGGCATCCGGCCTTGAATGCAGACGATACGAAAAGAAGAAGGGTCCGTAGAAATACTACTTATCGGACAGATTTTTCTTTTGACGCTCTTTTCAACATAAGCAAAAAGGAAGTAACGAGACTTAAACCTGTCCCGCTGATGAGAAAGACCTTTTGAAGAGCTGATGCATTAGGCAGCGAGGTCATGTCGAGTTTAGAAAGCAGTCCGTTTATAGTGCCGGTAAAGAAGGGCAGGATAAAGACGCCAATACAGAAGACGATCGAGAGGCACATGGATGAGTACTTCAAAAAACGGAAGAACATGGCAATGCCTTGTTGCAACACGTCGAGCCTTCTTAATGCAGGCTCCATCCGATCAATCTCCTGAGAGATTTTGGTACATTGTTTAAGACAGGTATCGAATTGCCAGGACGCGGTGTAGGTGCCCACCTCTCCTAAGTCATCCATCCCGGATTTAAGCATTTTGAGCCTTGATAGGGTGTTCAAAGAAAAATACGGAAAGGGATGGTTAAGCACAATCGCCAGATTTCTTTGGAGGCGTCTTCTCAGCTTTGTGACGAATTCCGAAAGGTCCTTTTTTTGTTCCTTAAGCGTATTGTTGCAGATGGAGATAACGGTGTAAGCAAGTTCGATCATATCCAGATAGCCGAAGTAGCTTCCAGACTTCGCCAGATCATCGATGCGCGCCATGGTTGTCTTAATATACTCACCGTCCTTTTCGGTAAGTATGGTTTGCGTGTTGTTTATCTTCGTTATGGCATCAGCCAGGGAATACTCTGCGTCGGCCCTTGCCTGGCTCAATAGCCTGGTTAATTCTTCGAGGACAAAGTTGCTATAGGGCGCCATATCCGGATCAATGAGGGCAATCACGAAATATGCCCGGTCACTTTTTACGAGCCTTGAGAGCCTGGGGATGGCCGATTTTTCCTTCTTTTGCTGCAGCTTCAACAGGATATCCAGATAGAATGCTTCCGCGCAATTCGGATCTGTGGACAGGATCTTATGCACTTTCTCCTGGGCCTTAAGACTGTTATTGAGTAGCACGTAAATTCGAGACTGCAAAAGCTGGATAAAGATCCGCTGAGGAGTTGTTGGGGCTAATCTCAGGGCTGTATCGAAATCATTGATGGCGCTCGCGAAATTGTTGCGCTCTATATCGAGAAAGCCTGAAATACAATGCGGCTTGTAATCCCTTGCGTTCTTTTCCAGGGCGTTTTTGAGGAGCAATTCGGTGTTCTTGTAGTCGGAAACCCTGAGTGAATCCTGGGCGAGCCAAGCGAAGCCTCCCTGGCCGGCGCTCTGATTCCGTTTAGCCCTGTCCCATTCACTCTCCGGACTGTCCCATATGGTCCTCAAGAAGGGCAATTGATAGACCTTCTTGAGCTCGTACATGGATTTGGCGACGAGTTCCTCTTCATTGCGGGTTTTGTCCTGGCGAGAAGCGAGCCCGGCTTGCTCCACGTGTGCATTCGATTCTTGCTGTCGAAGAAACATGCTATTGATCTCGGCGACCGAAAGATACCCGACTTCATGGATGGCTCGCATAGGCTCAACAAACATCTTGGAAGGACAGTCTTTAGAAAGATGGTGCATATCGCCACAATAGAAACACGGGTCCAGATTCTTTTCGGAAGACGTTCGCTTGAGAATCAGTTGCAGTTGAGGAGAGCTCTGTTGCTGCGCCCCATTTACGTATTTGTAGAATGGCAATTCCGGACGCTCCTCTGGATGTGGCGAAACGAGAATATCTCTCCGTTTTATTATGTCGTTATAGGACTGTCTTGTCAGGTAAATACCGCCTGTGTTCAATTCTCCGGGGGCCTTCATGATCTGTCTTACGGGTAGAAGCTCCCCTTTTGTGTCGGCGTTCTTAGCGAGAACCATTGAGACGATCGGGTGCGTATCGCAACCCAGC
This Syntrophorhabdaceae bacterium DNA region includes the following protein-coding sequences:
- a CDS encoding sigma-54 dependent transcriptional regulator yields the protein MTVENKILVIDDDKAVRLVLSTILKKNSYLPVEARDGREALDVYRTERASAILLDLKMPGMDGIETLQELKKIDPHVPIIIITGYADIPTAVKTIKLGAYDFLTKPPQVDKLILILDRAIENYELHKALSNLDTTVDTSLEWVFGKSEAMRDVIHQVRQVARSDFSVIIQGETGTGKSVVAQTIHNLSKRAKQQFQSVDVGAIPENLIESELFGHERGAFTGADKKRIGFFEIAQGGTIFIDELENMPLQLQSKLLRAVEEKKIYPVGNSKPVGIDVRIIAATNSDIKQSVREKRFREDLFFRLSEFIITVPKLKDRTEDIPFMAMKFFTKASIELGKQMREISKETIALLQGYSWPGNVRELKNVIRRAVLLAQNDVIKPSDIEFLIEETQNGQDHLPLLPLKELTARVTRDAEKQAIQHILTLTRGNKTKAASILKVDYKTLLTKIKQYGLTNL
- a CDS encoding adenylate/guanylate cyclase domain-containing protein; translation: ENDSHNEIHVRIGIHFGKVIIEEKDIYGDVVNVAAKLTNLANGDQIFVSHEVYELTKDMPLVYFELINFWNMKNVPTGLTIYKVVWEKASVFKPDTSSTLYLCPLETPGSNDPVSPYQQIWNSFAATKNHLLAKKHQSEHTLPDKTVILTYADSLTAFEVSERLFLYLNQEAKRLGCDTHPIVSMVLAKNADTKGELLPVRQIMKAPGELNTGGIYLTRQSYNDIIKRRDILVSPHPEERPELPFYKYVNGAQQQSSPQLQLILKRTSSEKNLDPCFYCGDMHHLSKDCPSKMFVEPMRAIHEVGYLSVAEINSMFLRQQESNAHVEQAGLASRQDKTRNEEELVAKSMYELKKVYQLPFLRTIWDSPESEWDRAKRNQSAGQGGFAWLAQDSLRVSDYKNTELLLKNALEKNARDYKPHCISGFLDIERNNFASAINDFDTALRLAPTTPQRIFIQLLQSRIYVLLNNSLKAQEKVHKILSTDPNCAEAFYLDILLKLQQKKEKSAIPRLSRLVKSDRAYFVIALIDPDMAPYSNFVLEELTRLLSQARADAEYSLADAITKINNTQTILTEKDGEYIKTTMARIDDLAKSGSYFGYLDMIELAYTVISICNNTLKEQKKDLSEFVTKLRRRLQRNLAIVLNHPFPYFSLNTLSRLKMLKSGMDDLGEVGTYTASWQFDTCLKQCTKISQEIDRMEPALRRLDVLQQGIAMFFRFLKYSSMCLSIVFCIGVFILPFFTGTINGLLSKLDMTSLPNASALQKVFLISGTGLSLVTSFLLMLKRASKEKSVR